The following are encoded in a window of Candidatus Woesearchaeota archaeon genomic DNA:
- a CDS encoding RidA family protein has product MPERKIQYLITFKAELALPESEGYIESGIPKTARTMVGVAELPLGALVEITARAYLLKNA; this is encoded by the coding sequence GTGCCAGAGAGAAAAATCCAATATTTAATCACATTCAAAGCTGAACTGGCGCTACCTGAATCCGAAGGATATATTGAATCGGGAATACCTAAAACAGCGAGAACAATGGTTGGAGTAGCGGAACTGCCTCTTGGAGCATTAGTTGAAATTACGGCACGAGCTTACTTGCTGAAAAATGCTTAA
- a CDS encoding 30S ribosomal protein S8e, producing MVIVQHRSRRKVSGGRYRAARGKRQFESGNVPAMTTMGVHKVKKYRTLGGHTKIRVVTTPAVNVYDAASKKCVKAVMKNVVDNPASKFFVRRNILTQGAVVETDKGKVRITSRPGQDGNVNGVFVK from the coding sequence ATGGTTATTGTACAACATAGATCACGAAGAAAAGTAAGCGGTGGCAGATATAGAGCTGCTCGTGGCAAGCGACAGTTTGAATCAGGAAATGTGCCAGCTATGACTACTATGGGTGTCCATAAAGTTAAAAAATACAGAACTTTAGGCGGACATACTAAAATAAGAGTTGTAACAACACCTGCAGTTAATGTATATGATGCAGCTTCTAAAAAATGTGTTAAAGCTGTTATGAAAAACGTTGTTGACAATCCTGCAAGCAAGTTCTTTGTCAGGCGAAATATTCTCACGCAAGGCGCAGTTGTTGAAACTGACAAAGGCAAAGTCAGAATTACTTCACGTCCAGGACAAGATGGAAATGTCAATGGTGTGTTTGTTAAATAA
- a CDS encoding DUF1653 domain-containing protein, with protein sequence MSKLPLGRYQHYQGNFYEVLGIAKHHKTKQELVVYRGLYNHPEYGNYALWVRPVEEFTEAVIVDGKKMQRFKFVE encoded by the coding sequence ATGTCCAAACTCCCTCTTGGCAGATACCAGCATTACCAGGGTAATTTCTATGAAGTACTTGGTATTGCAAAACATCACAAAACTAAACAGGAATTAGTTGTCTATCGCGGACTTTATAATCATCCTGAATATGGGAATTATGCATTATGGGTTAGACCGGTTGAAGAGTTTACTGAGGCGGTAATTGTTGATGGAAAAAAAATGCAGAGATTTAAATTTGTAGAGTAA
- a CDS encoding type II toxin-antitoxin system HicB family antitoxin, with protein sequence METFTAIIQKDEDMYIAKCAEIGTVSQGNTIEEAIDNLKEATELYLEEFPLKEKSHPILATFEVA encoded by the coding sequence ATGGAAACATTCACCGCAATAATCCAAAAAGATGAAGACATGTATATTGCTAAATGTGCGGAGATTGGAACTGTTAGCCAGGGAAATACTATTGAAGAAGCGATAGATAACCTGAAGGAAGCCACAGAATTATATTTAGAGGAATTTCCTTTGAAAGAAAAAAGTCATCCTATTCTTGCTACCTTTGAGGTTGCTTAA
- a CDS encoding transketolase — translation MKFPINLSSYKPVILDLQQEKLSSEQKKQLQTNIQLVRDSIVFFTAYAGARGLGGHTGGPYDIVPEVLLADGFMRNKNNNVMPIFWDEAGHRVAIQYIMSALDQQNKAITPETLLHYREHGFGLYGHPERDEKLGIKFSSGRLGHMWSFVNGVALAHPDKKIILFGSDGSQQEGNDAEAARCCVAQQLKIVLTIDDNNITISGHPNEYMKGYDLKKTLEGHGLSVDQGDPENLESLYTRMRTAILSKKPAVLLNKRKMAVGIEGIEDSHKAHDVVAADVAIKYLEKHGYSEAVAMLKSAVKVKDATTSYLGSSKEVATNRSEFGKIICNILRQMPTEQRKKTVKVFDCDLDGSTGLKVIKDQFSDIYVEGGVMERNNFSAAAGFGYDNDKQGIFATFSAFLEMVVSEITMSRLNHSNVLAHFSHAGVDWMADNTCHYGINNFFADNGIPEHDNTRLYFPADALQMKAMLEKIFFEKGLRFIFSTRSSVPFILDEKGNQLFKNYIFTGKDDLIREGKQGYIKQGYIVSYGDMLYRCLDAVEQLKQQGISMGLINKNTLNVIDEAMMKKLSNASFILVVESQNIKTGLGIRFGTWLLQQGFKGNYDHLGTHKLGAGGIYEHIPYQGLDSESVVKKVKEMVK, via the coding sequence ATGAAATTCCCTATAAACCTATCATCCTACAAACCTGTAATTCTTGATCTCCAACAGGAAAAACTATCTTCAGAGCAAAAAAAACAATTACAAACAAATATACAATTAGTCAGAGACAGCATCGTATTTTTCACAGCTTATGCTGGTGCAAGAGGTTTAGGTGGACATACTGGAGGACCATATGATATTGTTCCCGAAGTATTGTTGGCTGATGGTTTCATGCGCAATAAAAACAACAATGTAATGCCTATATTTTGGGATGAAGCAGGCCATAGAGTTGCTATTCAATACATAATGTCTGCATTAGATCAACAAAATAAAGCAATCACGCCAGAAACCTTGCTTCATTATCGTGAACATGGCTTTGGATTGTACGGACATCCTGAACGTGATGAGAAATTAGGAATAAAATTTAGTTCAGGAAGATTAGGGCATATGTGGAGTTTTGTTAATGGTGTTGCATTAGCGCACCCTGATAAAAAGATAATATTGTTTGGCAGTGATGGAAGCCAGCAGGAAGGCAATGACGCAGAAGCGGCACGCTGTTGTGTTGCTCAACAATTAAAAATAGTTCTTACCATTGATGATAACAATATTACTATCTCTGGACATCCGAATGAATACATGAAAGGCTATGACTTGAAAAAAACATTAGAAGGTCATGGTTTGTCAGTTGACCAAGGCGATCCAGAGAATTTAGAATCATTGTATACAAGAATGAGAACTGCAATTCTATCAAAGAAACCTGCAGTGCTTCTTAACAAAAGAAAAATGGCTGTTGGTATCGAGGGTATAGAAGATTCTCATAAAGCCCATGATGTTGTAGCTGCTGATGTGGCAATAAAATATCTTGAAAAACATGGGTATAGTGAAGCTGTTGCCATGTTAAAATCTGCAGTGAAAGTTAAGGATGCAACTACCAGTTATCTTGGATCAAGCAAAGAAGTTGCAACGAACAGAAGTGAGTTTGGTAAAATTATTTGCAATATTCTCAGACAAATGCCAACTGAGCAACGGAAGAAAACGGTAAAAGTATTTGATTGCGATTTAGATGGCAGCACTGGTTTGAAAGTAATCAAAGATCAATTTTCTGATATTTATGTTGAAGGTGGGGTCATGGAAAGAAATAATTTCTCGGCTGCTGCTGGTTTTGGTTATGACAACGACAAACAAGGAATATTTGCAACATTTTCAGCATTTTTGGAAATGGTTGTTTCAGAAATAACGATGTCGCGCTTAAATCACAGCAATGTTCTAGCGCATTTTTCCCATGCTGGTGTTGACTGGATGGCAGATAATACTTGTCATTACGGCATTAATAATTTTTTTGCTGACAACGGCATTCCAGAACATGATAACACTCGATTATATTTCCCTGCTGATGCTTTGCAGATGAAAGCGATGTTGGAAAAAATATTTTTTGAAAAAGGATTGCGATTTATTTTTTCAACGCGAAGCTCAGTTCCTTTTATCCTGGATGAAAAAGGAAATCAATTATTTAAAAATTATATTTTTACAGGAAAAGATGATCTTATTCGAGAGGGGAAACAAGGATATATAAAACAAGGATATATTGTTTCTTATGGTGATATGTTATATCGTTGTTTGGATGCAGTTGAACAATTAAAACAACAAGGTATTTCTATGGGATTAATTAATAAAAATACCTTGAATGTTATTGATGAAGCAATGATGAAGAAATTGAGTAACGCTTCTTTTATTTTAGTCGTCGAAAGCCAGAATATAAAAACCGGTTTAGGAATAAGATTTGGCACTTGGCTGTTGCAGCAGGGATTTAAAGGTAACTATGATCATCTTGGAACGCATAAATTAGGAGCTGGTGGGATTTATGAGCATATTCCTTACCAGGGATTGGATTCTGAAAGTGTGGTAAAGAAAGTAAAAGAGATGGTGAAATAA
- a CDS encoding DUF371 domain-containing protein has product MKNNIIMNKITFTCFGHKNILGTHRNTLEFTHDKELTLKGDCIIGIKTNYDIKAFEKLQPKKIKIILQVDDLEDEITAVFHQKFTHHHEMVIRKSKFTDKRTFAITSSKAAIDINRNLIKKMQNPQQKMIVTIKDEHD; this is encoded by the coding sequence ATGAAAAATAATATCATTATGAATAAAATTACCTTTACTTGTTTTGGACATAAAAACATCCTTGGCACTCATAGAAATACTTTAGAATTTACCCATGATAAAGAATTGACATTAAAAGGTGATTGTATTATTGGTATAAAGACAAACTATGATATAAAAGCGTTTGAAAAGTTACAACCTAAAAAAATCAAAATCATACTACAAGTAGATGATTTAGAAGATGAAATAACTGCAGTATTCCATCAAAAATTTACCCACCATCATGAGATGGTTATAAGAAAAAGCAAGTTCACTGATAAAAGAACTTTCGCTATTACCTCAAGCAAGGCTGCAATTGATATCAACAGAAACCTAATCAAAAAAATGCAAAATCCTCAGCAAAAAATGATAGTTACTATCAAGGATGAACATGACTAA
- a CDS encoding DUF1385 domain-containing protein — MSKFMNVGGQAVIEGVMMKSPNFVAVAVRKSNKTITIKEMPYNSLTNKYSFLKWPFLRGMVLLFEMLILGLKSLTFAAHEVFEEDEEQLSNWGIALTLIVSLVFSIGLFLVVPYAVTYLLGFNEETNSIMFNAIDGMIKLGLFIGYVALISMMTDIKRVFQYHGAEHKAVNCYEGGKKLTVANAQKFTTINARCGTSFVLFVMLIGIFVFSIVPILVTHSYPAFEELNFLVQRGILLVTRLLFLLPLASVSYEVLKLSAKHSTNPLFKIIMQPGLLVQKLTTRQPTDDQVKVALESMKYVLKKEQLLAIR; from the coding sequence ATGTCGAAATTCATGAATGTTGGCGGGCAAGCTGTTATTGAAGGTGTGATGATGAAATCACCGAATTTTGTAGCAGTTGCGGTGAGAAAATCCAATAAAACCATTACTATAAAGGAAATGCCCTATAATTCTTTGACTAACAAGTATTCTTTTTTGAAATGGCCGTTTTTAAGAGGGATGGTACTATTATTTGAAATGCTTATTCTTGGATTAAAATCATTAACTTTTGCAGCTCATGAAGTATTTGAGGAAGATGAAGAGCAATTATCTAATTGGGGCATTGCACTCACGCTCATTGTTTCATTAGTTTTCTCTATTGGTTTGTTTTTGGTAGTGCCTTATGCAGTAACGTATCTTTTAGGATTTAATGAGGAAACAAATTCCATTATGTTTAATGCTATTGACGGCATGATTAAACTAGGATTATTTATTGGTTATGTTGCTCTCATCAGTATGATGACTGACATAAAACGTGTATTTCAATATCATGGCGCTGAACATAAAGCAGTAAATTGTTATGAAGGTGGAAAAAAATTAACTGTTGCTAACGCGCAGAAATTTACCACCATTAATGCAAGGTGCGGAACAAGTTTTGTCCTCTTTGTTATGCTTATTGGCATTTTCGTATTTTCAATAGTGCCAATACTTGTTACCCATAGTTATCCCGCATTTGAAGAACTTAATTTCTTGGTGCAACGAGGAATATTGTTGGTGACGCGATTATTATTTTTATTGCCGCTAGCAAGCGTTTCTTATGAAGTATTAAAATTATCAGCAAAGCATAGCACTAATCCTCTGTTTAAAATAATCATGCAGCCAGGGTTATTGGTTCAGAAGCTAACAACACGGCAGCCAACTGATGATCAAGTTAAAGTTGCCTTAGAAAGCATGAAATATGTTCTCAAAAAAGAGCAGTTGTTAGCGATAAGATAA
- a CDS encoding DUF4190 domain-containing protein, with translation MPYEKLVTYIKEQLENGFSEEQIKQTLAKAGYKQEMINQGFSLASMVPSEDESLPEPFGEASADHMQEAPFTKAQDQLPETHPGADFGSQQQNAQQHQQVLQQKPSIQQSSPTVQHPARYNTLAIFGFFFSLTIILSLIGFILSGIALVKLKKAGYQEKGKGLAMTGLIVGFVFTVVSLVFLLVIIPSLKEYLNYSPI, from the coding sequence ATGCCTTATGAAAAATTAGTTACTTATATCAAAGAGCAGCTTGAAAATGGTTTTTCTGAAGAACAAATTAAACAAACACTCGCTAAAGCAGGGTATAAGCAAGAAATGATTAATCAAGGGTTTTCTCTTGCATCTATGGTGCCTAGTGAAGATGAATCGTTGCCAGAACCATTTGGTGAGGCTTCAGCTGATCATATGCAGGAAGCTCCATTTACTAAAGCTCAAGATCAACTTCCTGAAACACATCCTGGTGCTGATTTTGGTTCTCAACAGCAAAATGCACAACAGCATCAACAAGTTCTTCAACAAAAACCATCAATTCAGCAATCATCACCAACAGTTCAACATCCAGCACGGTATAACACTCTTGCAATTTTTGGTTTCTTTTTTTCTTTGACCATTATTTTGTCCTTAATAGGCTTTATTCTTTCAGGCATTGCACTTGTTAAGTTGAAAAAAGCAGGTTACCAAGAAAAAGGTAAAGGTTTAGCAATGACCGGTTTAATAGTAGGGTTTGTGTTTACGGTTGTATCCTTGGTGTTTTTACTGGTAATTATTCCTTCTTTAAAGGAATATCTAAATTATTCCCCTATATAA
- a CDS encoding ABC transporter substrate-binding protein, whose protein sequence is MKINNIYAIKSTVIVLILIVIFLSSLSCSKASTIMTNNNDIAKENNEERITIGVIQSLTGSGNQQGNNAKHGIELAVEHINQQDGINGRKLQMIYDDEKCDAKIGLSIAQKFIEVDNVSVIIGPGCSGTSMAVAPLAEQKK, encoded by the coding sequence ATGAAAATAAATAACATTTATGCAATAAAATCTACCGTGATTGTTTTAATTTTAATCGTAATATTTTTGAGTAGTCTTTCTTGCAGCAAAGCATCTACAATAATGACTAATAATAATGATATTGCTAAAGAAAATAATGAGGAACGCATTACCATTGGCGTCATTCAATCATTAACGGGAAGTGGCAACCAGCAGGGAAATAATGCAAAACACGGTATTGAACTTGCGGTTGAACATATTAATCAACAAGATGGTATCAACGGAAGAAAGTTGCAAATGATTTACGATGATGAAAAATGTGATGCTAAAATTGGTTTGAGCATTGCGCAAAAATTTATTGAAGTAGATAATGTTTCTGTTATTATTGGTCCAGGATGTTCTGGCACTTCGATGGCTGTAGCTCCTTTAGCTGAACAAAAAAAGTAA
- a CDS encoding class I SAM-dependent methyltransferase yields the protein MILNKIEFMMMNNPLRAFIQKKIEIKRLRKYATLEKDKIVLEIGCGNGNGTTLIKQYFSPKKIYAIDLDPKMISLAKKKHNHDKTINLSVGNAAKLKFKSNQFDAVIDFGIIHHIPNWKTCLKEIKRVLKPGGELILEDLSIETFSTPFGRILKRILKHPYERMYTQEQFTVELQKLGFKIETKKEYNRGIKYFLIIAKK from the coding sequence ATGATCCTCAACAAGATAGAATTTATGATGATGAATAATCCCCTCAGAGCTTTTATTCAAAAAAAGATTGAGATTAAACGATTGAGAAAATATGCAACGTTGGAAAAAGATAAGATTGTTCTTGAAATTGGCTGTGGGAATGGCAACGGAACTACATTAATCAAACAATATTTTTCTCCAAAGAAAATATATGCCATAGACTTGGATCCTAAAATGATTAGTCTTGCAAAGAAAAAACATAACCATGATAAAACTATTAATCTTTCAGTCGGTAATGCTGCAAAGCTAAAATTTAAATCCAATCAATTTGATGCAGTTATTGATTTTGGTATTATCCACCATATTCCCAACTGGAAAACCTGTTTAAAGGAAATTAAAAGAGTGTTAAAGCCAGGTGGAGAATTAATTTTAGAAGATTTGTCAATTGAGACATTTAGTACGCCTTTTGGCAGAATATTGAAACGAATTCTTAAGCATCCTTATGAGCGTATGTATACTCAGGAACAGTTTACGGTAGAACTGCAGAAATTAGGATTTAAAATAGAAACTAAAAAAGAATATAATCGCGGAATTAAGTATTTTCTGATAATTGCTAAGAAGTGA
- a CDS encoding VOC family protein: MKNPIVHFEIPADNVERAKKFYEKTFGWEITKFTMEGGDYWIVRTTEVDKNMMPTSPGINGGLMQRKNPSQPFMNYISVESIDNMLKVVETNGGKICMPKMEIGKGMGWIAAFQDTEGNLMGLHQEEKK; encoded by the coding sequence ATGAAAAACCCAATAGTACATTTTGAAATACCTGCAGATAACGTTGAACGAGCAAAAAAATTTTATGAAAAAACCTTTGGATGGGAAATAACAAAATTTACGATGGAAGGAGGAGATTACTGGATCGTGAGAACAACTGAAGTAGATAAAAACATGATGCCAACATCACCGGGAATAAATGGAGGTTTAATGCAGCGTAAAAATCCTAGTCAACCGTTTATGAATTATATAAGTGTCGAATCCATTGATAACATGTTAAAAGTAGTGGAAACAAATGGCGGAAAGATATGTATGCCTAAAATGGAGATTGGGAAAGGCATGGGATGGATTGCTGCATTCCAAGATACAGAAGGCAATCTTATGGGATTGCATCAAGAAGAGAAAAAATAA
- a CDS encoding nucleotidyltransferase domain-containing protein — protein sequence MVKQQLLTIKKPETNEAHQKVLYWFFSFPDINIGLTDLSEELEISKTTAKNIVLDLEKKGFLIKKVYGKAWIISCNKQHPFNLTQKIAFNLLMVSELYHYMIKSKILEILGNPKAVILFGSYRKGDDTEKSDIDIAVEVANSTDLKIIEPFKWNKFGYRKNVPVNLHIFSRNKIDINLFSNIANGIVLDGFLEVRP from the coding sequence ATGGTTAAACAACAACTGTTAACAATAAAGAAGCCGGAAACAAATGAAGCTCATCAAAAAGTACTCTATTGGTTCTTTTCCTTTCCTGATATCAATATAGGGCTTACTGACTTATCTGAGGAGTTAGAAATTTCTAAAACAACTGCAAAAAACATTGTTTTAGATCTTGAAAAAAAAGGATTTCTAATTAAAAAAGTATATGGCAAAGCGTGGATTATTAGCTGCAATAAGCAACATCCATTTAATTTAACCCAAAAAATAGCATTCAATTTATTGATGGTTTCTGAACTATATCACTATATGATAAAAAGCAAAATATTAGAGATCTTAGGAAATCCTAAAGCAGTCATACTTTTTGGCAGTTATAGAAAAGGAGATGATACAGAAAAAAGTGATATAGATATTGCAGTGGAAGTGGCAAATAGTACTGATTTAAAGATTATTGAACCTTTTAAATGGAATAAATTTGGCTACAGAAAAAACGTGCCAGTTAATCTCCATATTTTTTCAAGAAATAAAATAGACATTAACTTATTTTCAAATATTGCAAATGGCATTGTGTTAGACGGATTTCTTGAGGTAAGACCATGA
- a CDS encoding type II toxin-antitoxin system HicA family toxin has translation MRKFRKISGKECVKILCNKFQFQIARQKGSHIVLKKETPGGTVGTVVPNHSEIKIGTLK, from the coding sequence TTGCGGAAATTTCGGAAGATTTCAGGCAAAGAATGTGTTAAAATATTATGCAACAAATTTCAATTTCAGATTGCTCGTCAAAAAGGAAGTCATATTGTTCTAAAGAAAGAAACTCCTGGTGGAACTGTAGGGACTGTTGTTCCAAATCATAGTGAAATTAAGATAGGGACATTAAAATGA
- a CDS encoding ABC transporter substrate-binding protein gives MITPVSSAKDLKFAGDFIFRNRVAGDKFSEEIAQFAMAELKAKTAAILYINQENGITYRDAFINTFDQLGGIVVISEAYEKGENDFKTQLTKINTKNPDVIYLAGQEPEYAIKQIKELGITAQLLGPLTIETPQLLKTAGQAAEGIYYSYPLFDPYEGTEKMKQFNQLYHSKFGEDAEGYAAYGYDATMVIADALKQCEQNDTLTICIRDYLYHIKNYEGVTGNISFDEYGEVIQPLTVKTVKDGQFVKLK, from the coding sequence ATGATCACACCAGTATCATCAGCAAAAGATTTAAAGTTTGCAGGAGATTTTATTTTCAGAAATCGAGTTGCTGGAGATAAATTTAGTGAAGAAATTGCGCAATTTGCTATGGCTGAGTTAAAAGCAAAGACTGCTGCCATTTTATACATTAATCAAGAAAATGGTATTACTTATCGTGATGCTTTTATCAATACATTTGATCAATTAGGTGGCATAGTTGTAATTAGTGAAGCCTATGAAAAAGGTGAAAATGATTTTAAAACCCAATTAACCAAAATAAACACTAAAAATCCTGATGTTATTTATCTTGCTGGTCAAGAACCTGAGTATGCTATAAAGCAAATTAAGGAGTTAGGAATTACAGCACAACTTCTTGGACCATTAACCATTGAAACACCACAATTGCTCAAAACTGCAGGTCAAGCTGCTGAAGGAATTTATTATTCATATCCTTTATTTGATCCTTATGAAGGAACTGAAAAAATGAAACAATTTAACCAACTATATCATAGTAAATTTGGGGAAGATGCTGAAGGTTATGCTGCTTATGGTTATGATGCAACTATGGTAATTGCTGATGCTTTAAAACAGTGTGAACAGAACGATACTCTGACTATATGTATTCGTGATTATCTCTATCATATTAAAAATTATGAAGGAGTAACTGGCAATATCAGTTTTGATGAATATGGTGAAGTTATACAGCCATTAACAGTGAAAACAGTTAAGGATGGACAGTTTGTCAAACTGAAATAA
- a CDS encoding DoxX family protein, with protein sequence MTPKTIKILYWTVTIIFCLANLFSGIAELFPNQQALKVMKLLGYPVYFLIILGVAKILGSIAIIQTKFKAVKEWAYAGFTIDYISASASFYFVNRDVLGMIFPLVFLAVLFVSYYLWKKVEKI encoded by the coding sequence ATGACCCCAAAAACAATAAAAATACTCTATTGGACTGTTACTATTATTTTTTGTCTTGCTAATTTGTTTTCAGGTATAGCTGAATTATTTCCCAATCAACAAGCTCTAAAGGTGATGAAATTGTTGGGATATCCCGTTTATTTTCTTATTATTCTTGGTGTGGCAAAAATTTTAGGTTCTATTGCAATTATTCAAACAAAATTCAAAGCTGTTAAAGAATGGGCTTACGCGGGTTTTACTATTGATTATATAAGTGCTTCTGCATCATTTTACTTTGTAAATCGTGATGTGTTAGGTATGATATTCCCTTTGGTATTTTTAGCAGTGTTGTTTGTATCTTATTACCTATGGAAGAAAGTTGAGAAGATATAA
- a CDS encoding helix-turn-helix domain-containing protein, translating into MNKEILRKIGLTEGEIRVYESVIKLGTASTGPIMEKCGISSSKIYLILDRLIQKGFVTYTIENNVKKFHPTNPVNIMEYIAEQEQALEKNKKEAQVLVKELQGLLGTHDEESAKIYHGTKSIVTAFQNILEELPKKEYFYFIGAPTVDLDALALFFQNLHAKREDRKISTLGIADISTKQKYLAMFKERKNIRLKFINLPFPHAIGIGVNRIIITLWEPAAIGFEIESKRMAKRYREFFMKLWNKH; encoded by the coding sequence ATGAATAAAGAAATCCTGCGGAAGATAGGACTTACTGAAGGAGAAATACGTGTGTATGAATCAGTAATCAAATTAGGAACAGCTTCAACAGGACCAATAATGGAAAAATGCGGTATTTCAAGCTCAAAAATTTACCTCATATTAGATAGACTGATACAGAAAGGGTTTGTTACCTATACTATTGAAAACAATGTCAAAAAGTTTCATCCGACTAATCCAGTTAATATTATGGAGTATATAGCTGAGCAAGAACAAGCATTGGAAAAAAACAAAAAAGAAGCTCAAGTGCTGGTTAAAGAATTGCAAGGATTGCTTGGTACACATGATGAAGAATCGGCAAAAATATATCATGGAACAAAAAGCATCGTTACGGCATTTCAAAATATTTTAGAAGAACTTCCAAAAAAAGAATATTTCTATTTTATAGGAGCACCAACTGTTGATTTAGATGCTTTAGCGTTATTCTTTCAAAACCTTCATGCCAAACGAGAAGACAGAAAAATATCAACGCTAGGTATTGCAGACATTTCAACAAAACAAAAATATCTTGCTATGTTTAAAGAAAGAAAAAATATCCGTTTAAAATTCATAAATTTGCCTTTTCCGCATGCGATAGGAATTGGCGTGAACCGGATCATTATCACGTTATGGGAACCTGCCGCTATTGGTTTTGAAATTGAATCGAAAAGAATGGCAAAAAGATATAGAGAGTTCTTCATGAAATTGTGGAATAAACATTAA
- a CDS encoding DUF1947 domain-containing protein translates to MTKRLSNSEKKDINKLLEKQFNLIEFIKKQDIVDNDEQNNIIVNGKKVFFNYEKNLVPTLRLLLEKTVLKKITIDMGAVRFIIKGADIMRPGIRKLDENIAKDEFVVIVDETHGKPLAVGKILFSGEEVKAMNSGKVIKNIHYIGDGIWK, encoded by the coding sequence ATGACTAAGCGATTAAGTAATTCTGAAAAAAAGGATATCAATAAATTGCTTGAAAAGCAATTTAATCTTATTGAGTTTATCAAAAAACAGGATATTGTTGATAATGATGAGCAAAATAACATTATTGTCAATGGTAAAAAAGTATTTTTTAATTATGAAAAGAATCTTGTTCCAACACTGCGCCTGCTATTAGAAAAAACAGTGCTTAAAAAAATAACCATTGACATGGGTGCAGTGAGGTTTATCATTAAAGGTGCAGACATTATGCGGCCAGGCATTAGAAAACTTGATGAAAACATTGCTAAGGATGAGTTTGTCGTTATTGTTGATGAAACTCATGGGAAACCCTTAGCTGTTGGAAAGATATTATTTTCAGGCGAAGAAGTTAAAGCAATGAATTCTGGGAAAGTTATTAAGAATATTCATTATATCGGCGATGGGATATGGAAATGA